From a region of the Eublepharis macularius isolate TG4126 chromosome 7, MPM_Emac_v1.0, whole genome shotgun sequence genome:
- the ARMH2 gene encoding armadillo-like helical domain-containing protein 2, with amino-acid sequence MGNILNKLHIWYEKFMKFNFPQEEVEPIPPIDGDFHADKIRRYGDNLRDTKLPLEDRGKAAHYIGLLAYTGGVSCGAPASEYIQDMINILIMPESSRKMRIAVLKGLCGVCYINYTNQNAAKELHLADILLAFLDEEEDEDSTDDEQDIIIVKFWVCYLMTVVSCNNLPYLKLFQDSGGQMLENRLESLSSMEWFGWPANYAEIMLSLLGYQKIQLN; translated from the exons ATGGGGAATATATTAAATAAGCTACACATCTGGTATGAAAAATTTATGAAATTTAATTTTCCTCAAGAGGAGGTAGAACCTATTCCACCAATAGACGGTGACTTTCACGCTGATAAAATAAGAAGATACGGTGATAACCTGAGAGATACAAAGCTCCCCTTAGAGGACAGAGGCAAAGCTGCACATTATATTGGACTGCTAGCTTACACAG GTGGTGTCTCCTGTGGTGCTCCTGCCTCAGAATATATTCAGGATATGATTAATATTTTGATCATGccagagagctccaggaagatgAGGATTGCAGTGCTGAAAGGGTTATGTGGTGTGTGCTACATAAATTACACCAACCAAAATGCTGCCAAAGAGCTCCATCTCGCTGACATTCTTCTTGCCTTcctggatgaggaggaggatgaagattCCACTGATGATGAGCAGGATATCATCATTGTGAAGTTCTGGGTCTGTTATCTCATGACTGTTGTCAGCTGTAACAACCTCCCTTATCTTAAATTATTTCAGGATTCAGGCGGACAAATGCTAGAGAATAGGCTGGAATCCCTCTCTAGCATGGAATGGTTTGGCTGGCCAGCAAACTATGCTGAAATAATGCTTTCACTCCTGGGATatcagaaaatacaattaaactAG